In a single window of the Bactrocera dorsalis isolate Fly_Bdor chromosome 2, ASM2337382v1, whole genome shotgun sequence genome:
- the LOC105223205 gene encoding histone-arginine methyltransferase CARMER gives MSTNINNVVTERVERNNSSSSLCALSSGGHSKNNSGVFTIANNGGTIGGGNGGLNANGTSSFNGVVISEVVDETNLKFSCKYKTSCTLLCIYDPQGVLLKITPDNDTSSVLKEYLLAYDTESSQIGRQTYALSLDNDNLLLRFSSAYEQQRFRKLVDSVKHLRPKSVFSQRTEESSASQYFQFYGYLSQQQNMMQDYVRTSTYQRAILGNSIDFHNKIILDVGAGSGILSFFAVQAGAAKVYAIEASNMAQYAQQLVNSNNVQDKIFVMPGKIEEIEIPEMVDVIISEPMGYMLYNERMLETYLHARKWLKPNGKMFPTHGDLHIAPFSDESLYSEQYNKANFWYQSAFHGVDLTTLHKEGMKEYFRQPIVDTFDIRICMAKSVRHVCDFLRDNENDLHNIDIPLQFHILQTGICHGLAFWFDVEFCGSSQQVWLSTSPTAPLTHWYQVRCLLPMPIFIKQGQLLTGRVLLEANRRQSYDVTIDLHIDGTLISSSNTLDLKNPYFRYTGAPVQAPPGTSTQSPSEQYWSQLDAPQGTRTVSNLANGITVNGLAETSMDISHTLMNPHN, from the exons ATGTCCACCAATATTAATAACGTTGTTACTGAACGAGTTGAACGCAATAATTCTTCCTCATCCCTATGTGCATTGAGTAGTGGCGGacatagcaaaaacaacagtggagtatttacaattgcaaataaTGGAGGTACGATCGGAGGCGGCAATGGAGGTCTTAATGCCAATGGCACCAGTAGTTTTAATGGTGTCGTTATTAGTGAAGTTGTCGACGAAACAAATCTCAAGTTTAGTTGCAAATATAAGACAAGTTGTACTTTGCTGTGCATTTACGACCCACAAGGTgttcttttaaaaattacacCAG ATAATGACACTTCGAGTGTGCTTAAGGAGTACTTGCTTGCATATGATACCGAATCATCACAAATAGGGCGACAAACATATGCTCTTTCTCTAGATAATGATAATTTGCTTCTGAGATTTTCATCCGCATATG AACAGCAACGGTTTCGAAAGTTAGTTGATAGTGTAAAACATCTCCGACCAAAATCAGTATTTTCACAACGAACTGAAGAGTCTTCCGCTTCACAgtatttccaattttatggatatTTGTCGCAGCAACAGAATATGATGCAAGATTATGTTCGTACCAGCACATATCAACGTGCCATTCTAGGAAATTCTATTGATTTTCAC AATAAAATCATTTTGGATGTGGGTGCTGGCTCAGGGATTTTATCGTTTTTTGCTGTTCAGGCAGGCGCCGCTAAAGTATATGCCATTGAAGCCTCAAATATGGCACAGTATGCACAGCAATTAGTTAATTCTAATAACGTGCAggataaaatatttgtgatgCCTggtaaaattgaagaaattgaaataCCTGAAATGGTAGACGTAATTATATCAGAACCTATGGGATACATGCTCTACAATGAGCGTATGCTGGAAACATATTTGCATGCTAGAAAATGGTTGAAACCGAACGGAAAAATGTTTCCGACACATGGAGATTTGCACATTGCACCATTTTCAGATGAATCTCTTTACTCAGAGcagtataataaagcaaactTTTGGTATCAGTCCGCTTTCCATGGCGTCGATTTGACTACGCTGCATAAAGAAGGTATGAAGGAGTATTTCCGGCAACCGATTGTCGATACGTTCGACATACGTATTTGTATGGCAAAATCGGTGCGGCATGTTTGTGATTTTCTGCGAGATAATGAGAACGATTTACATAACAtag ATATACCTCTCCAGTTCCATATATTACAAACTGGCATTTGTCATGGACTTGCTTTTTGGTTTGATGTTGAGTTCTGCGGTTCTAGCCAGCAAGTCTGGCTTTCCACATCGCCTACAGCACCGCTAACTCATTGGTACCAAGTGCGCTGTCTTTTACCAATGCCGATATTCATTAAGCAAGGTCAACTTTTGACTGGTCGTGTGCTTCTTGAAGCCAATCGTCGTCAGTCCTATGATGTCACGATTGATTTGCATATTGACGGAACGCTAATATCCTCCAGCAACACATTGGACTTGAAAAATCCTTACTTTAGATACACAGGTGCACCTGTGCAGGCACCACCTGGCACAAGCACACAGAGCCCTTCAGAACAATACTGGTCACAACTTGATGCACCGCAGGGTACACGTACTG tAAGTAATTTAGCAAATGGCATAACTGTTAATGGTCTTGCGGAAACTTCTATGGACATCTCTCATACGCTTATGAACCCTCATAATTAA